CGGACGATCATCTCCGAACTGGCCCGCATCAGCGACCACTTGCTCTGCAACGGCGCGGTCGGCCTCGATGCCGGAGCGTTCACGTTCTTCCTCTACGCTTTCAATAAGCGGGAAGACATCTACGACATCTTCGAGACGCTCTGCGGCGCCCGTTTCACGAACAGCTACACGCGCACCGGCGGCCTTTCGCAAGACATCACGCCGCTCGTGATCGAGAAGATTCGCCGCTTCATCAAGACTTTCCCCAAAGTGCTCGACGACATGGAGCGGCTGCTGAATCGCAACCGAATCTTCATCGATCGCACGAAAGGGGTCGGTGTTCTTTCGAAGGAAGAAGCGCTCAGCCGCAGCGTGACCGGTCCGCTTGCCCGAGCCTCGGGCGTGTCGCGCGATTTGCGCAAAGACGAGCCTTATCTAGCGTATTCCGATTTCGATTTCATCGTGCCGTGCTCGAAGACCGGCGACTGCTTCGCGCGCTACTTGGTTCGCCAAGAAGAGATGAAGCAAAGCCTCGCGATCATTACGCAAGCGGTCGAAAACATTCCGGCCGGACCGATCAACGTCGGCATCGATCAGCGCACCACGATCCCGAACAAGCGAATGGTCTACTCGACCATCGAAGGGACGATTTCGCACTTCGAACTCGCCATGGCGAACCGCGGCTTCGAGACGCCGTTCGAAGAGTCGTATTCCGCGATTGAAAGCCCTAACGGCGAGCTCGGTTTCTATCTCGTCGGCAACGGTAACGACGTCGCCTATCGAGCCCGCTGCCGGCCGCCGTCGTACATCCACTTCGCCTTGTTCCCGTATCTGATTCGCGGACATACGCTGTCGGATGTGGTCGCCGTGTTGGGAAGCTTGAATATCATCGCCGCGGAACTGGATCGATAACGTCGAAAGCAAGTGTCATGATCGCAACACCACGCATCCTTACCGACGAAATGGTCGCCGAGATCAAGGCGTTCATTCCGCGCTATCCGTCGAAGCAAGCGGTCACGCTCCCGGCGTTGCACATCGTCAACGATCGGTTGCGCTACGTCCCGTTTCAAGCGGTAATCGAAGTCGCCGAAATCCTCGGGCTCGCGCCGGCGCAAGTGCAAGACACGCTCAGCTTCTACGGCTACTTCAAACAAGACAAGCCGCACGGTGAAACGCGGGCCTGGGTCTGCCGCTCGATCGCTTGTGCGCTCCGGGGTGCCGACGATCTGATCGAACACATGTGCCACAAGGCCGGCGTCGCCCCCGGCGGCACGACGCCCGACGGCAAGCTCACCATCGAGTTCGCCGAATGCCTCGGCGCATGCGAGTATGCCCCTTGCATGCTTGCCGGCGAAGAACTGGTGAAAGATTTAACGAACGAAAAGGCCGATGCTTTTATCGCCTCGCAAACATCGAGTGCGAAATAGTTGCTCCCGACTCGGATGCAACGAGAGAGACATAAAACTTCGCGGCCCGGAACATCATGGCAAAATTCGAACCCGTCCTCCTCGCCAATATCAACAAGCCCGACTCGCACACGCTTAAAGTGTACGAGGCGAACGGCGGCTATCGCGCGCTTCGCAAAGCGCTCAAGGAGATGACGACCGACCAAGTGATCGACGTCGTCAAGACGAGCGGCTTGCGGGGTCGTGGCGGAGCGGGTTTCCCGACGGGCTTGAAATGGACGTTCTTGCCGAAGAACCATCCCGGCCCGATCTATATGTGCATCAACGCCGACGAAAGCGAGCCGGGCACATTCAATAATCGCTACTTGATGGAGCTTGATCCGCATCAGGTGATCGAAGGGATCATCTTGAGTTGCTATGCGACGAAAGCGACTACGGCGTACCTCTATATTCGAGTCGAGTATCCGTTGTCGCGACGCCGGCTACAGTCGGCAATCGACGAATGCTACGCCTCGGGCTTGCTCGGAAAAAACATTCTCGGCTCGGCCTTCTCGCTCGATATCTTCATTCATGTCGGCGCTGCTGCTTATATCTGCGGTGAAGAAACCGGCCTGATCGAGAGCCTGGAAGGAAAGCGGGCTTGGCCGCGCATCAAGCCGCCGTTCCCTGCGATTGAAGGAGTGTTCCGCAAGCCGACCGTCGTGAACAACATCGAGACCGCGGCCTGCGTGACGCAGATCGTCGATCGGGGTGCCGATTGGTTTAAATCGATCGGCGTACCTGCCGACCCTAAGAACCCGCGCGATCCGGGCAGCTACGGCCCGAAGCTTTATTGCCTCAGCGGCCACGTCAACAAGCCGGGCTGTTACGAAGCTCCGCTCGGGATCACGCTTCGGCAACTCATCGATGAGTACGGCGAAGGGATTTGGAAAGGGCGCAAAGCTAAGGCGGCGATCCCCGGCGGCATCAGCATGGGCTTGTTCACCGAAGCGGAGTTCGACACGCCGCTCGATTTTGCAGGGCCGGGCAAGGTCGGGTGCTTGGGGCTCGGCACGGCAGCCGTCGTCGTGATGGACGAGACGGTGAGCATGGTCGACTTCCTGCACAACAGTTGTCGCTTCTTCGCACACGAAAGCTGCGGGCAATGCACTCCCTGTCGTGAAGGAACTCACTGGTCGCTCACGATGCTCGACCGCATCAAGGCCGGCAAAGGTCGCCTCCGCGATCTCGACCTGCTGCTCGAGATCGGCGACTCGATCGGCATCATTCCCGGCACGACGATCTGCGGCCTTTCGGACGGCGCAGCCTGGCCGATCAAGAACGCGATCCGCAAGTTCCGCAGCGAATTCGAGGACTACATCAAACGCACGAACCCGACGGGTTACATGGTCAAGGATCCGGTGATGGCGTTGCCGATCTTGGCGCACCACTGAGAGAAGTCAGAAGTGAAAATGCAAAATGCAAAACGGCGGAGACGTTGAATCAAACAAGAAACGAGACCTTGCCGAGAGAACAAAGCAATTTGCGATCCGAGTCATTCGACTGTATTCATCGCTCCCCAAAAACGACGGCGCGGCCCAGATACTCGGAAAACAAATATTACGAAGTGGAACTTCCGTAGGTGCTCAGTATCGCGAAGCGATGCGAGCGCGATCGACAGTGGAGTTCATCAGTAAGATTCAATCGAGTTTGCAGGAGTTGGAAGAAACTCGATATTGGCTGGAGTTATTGATCGAAGCGGAGTTGGTACCCATCAAAAGGCTCGCGCCGCTTTTGGAAGAATCTATGGAATTGATCGCGATTTTGGTCGCATCGACGAAAACAGCAAAGCGAAGGTCGAAAGAATAAACGAACGACTATGTAGGCATTCTTCTTCCGAACTTTTGCATTTTGCATTCTGACTTTTGAGTTTGATTTATGGGCATCGTCTTAGTTGACGGAATTGAAGTAACGGTCGGTGACAACGAACGCCTCAACGGCATTCAAGCCGCCGAGCGCGCCGGCATCGAAGTGCCGCACTACTGCTGGCATCCGGGCCTGTCGGTCGTTGCGAGTTGCCGCATGTGCTTGGTCGAGCAGGGGACGAAGAACCCGCAAACGGGCAAGATCGACATGCTGCCGAAGGTCGTTCCGGCTTGCCAAACGCCGGCGAAAGACGGAACCGTCTTCATCACGAACAGCGCCAAGGTGGAACAATGCCGCGCTCAAGTCGAAGAAGCTTTGCTGATCGACCATCCGATCGACTGCCCGATCTGCGATAAGGCGGGCGAATGTCGGTTGCAAGACTACCACTTCGCACACGGCCAAGACGAGCGCCGCGCCGACATCCGTCCGTTTCACAGCAAGAAACGGGACATGGGAGACACGGTCTCCTTGTTCGTCGATCGCTGCGTGATGTGTACTCGCTGCGTCCGATTCACGCGCGAGATCACCGGCACCAGCGAGTTGATGGTCATCAATCGTGGCAGCCACGAAGAAATCGATGTGTTTCCCGGCTATCCGCTCGACAATAAAATGTCGGGCAACGTCGTCGACCTTTGCCCGGTCGGAGCGCTCGGCGACAAGGACTTCATGTACCAACAGCGTGTTTGGTTCATGAAGTCGCACGACGGCATCTGCACGAACTGCTCGGGCGGCTGCAACTTGCACATCGACGAAAACCAAGATCACATCTACCGGCTTCGCCCGCGCGAGAACATGGAAGTGAACAAATGGTGGCTCTGCGACGAAGGTCGCTACGGCTATCACCACGTTCACGCCGAAGACCGTCTCGTCGGCCCGAAACGGAAAGAGGGGCCCAAGCACGTCATCATCGAGTGGAGCACCGTCACCACGGAGTTGAAGGCGAAGCTGAAATCGGTGGGCCCGTTGGCCGCCGTCATTTCGCCGCACCTGACGCTCGAAGAAGCGTACCTGCTGATTAAGTTCATCCGTGGGCTCGATCCCAATGCGATCCTGGCGCTCGGGCCGGTGCAGGTCGTCGGGTCGGATGAAACGTACCCCGGCGGCTTCACGATCCATGCCGAAAAGGCTCCGAATCGGCGCGGCATCAAGATGCTGCTCTCGCACTTCGGCGGCCGAACGATGAACTTCGACGACCTGACGGCCGAGATCGCCAAAGGCGCCGTCCGCGGGGCGTGGGTCTCCGGCGGTTATCGCCTGAAGGGTTGGAACGACGCTGACGTCGCCGCCAAGTTCGCGAAGCTCGACCTCCTCGTCGTGCAAGACATGTTCGCCTCGCCGCTGTGGGACCTCGCCACGTACCAGTTACCGGGCGGGGCTTTCGCCGAACGGGACGGCTCCTACGTCAACTTCGCGGGTCGTTTGCAATCGGCCAAGTGGGCCATTCGCCCGCCGGTCGGCGCGTGGGTCGAAGGGCAATTGCTTCATCGTCTGCTCGACCGTCCGGGCCTGTTCAACGGTCGCAAGGTACTCACCGAGTTGGCCCAAGAGATTCCGGCGTTCCATCTGGCGCTCAACGAGGTGCCGTCGACGGGCCTCGATCTGACCGTGAACATGATCGCCGCAAACGGCGAGGTGGCGGCGCAACCCGTTTAGCAAGTCGCGGGGCATGCCCCGTCCTAGAAGCAAGAAATTCCGCGGGGCATGAAGTCCTGCGGCTAACCTTAGAACACCGAACTGATAACATGCTCGCCATTTCCATCGAAGCTCTCATCAAGATCGCGCTGCTCATGGGCGGGCTCATGACCGCCGCGGCGTACTTCGTCTTGCTCGAGCGCTGGATCGCCGCGTGGGTGCAAGACCGCAAGGGGCCGAATCGCGTCGGCATCCCGTTTACGAAGATCAAGCTTTTCGGACTCGGGCAGCCATTGGCCGACGGCTTGAAGTTCATCTTCAAGGAAGAACACACGCCGCGCCACGTCGACAAGATCCTCTTCACGCTCGCGCCGATCTCGATTCTCAGCGCGGCGCTAGCCGTGTATGCCTGCATCCCGTTCGGCAGCGTGTTGCCGAAGGGAGCGATTCCGGGGGTCGATCATCA
Above is a window of Planctomycetia bacterium DNA encoding:
- the nuoF gene encoding NADH-quinone oxidoreductase subunit NuoF, with the translated sequence MAKFEPVLLANINKPDSHTLKVYEANGGYRALRKALKEMTTDQVIDVVKTSGLRGRGGAGFPTGLKWTFLPKNHPGPIYMCINADESEPGTFNNRYLMELDPHQVIEGIILSCYATKATTAYLYIRVEYPLSRRRLQSAIDECYASGLLGKNILGSAFSLDIFIHVGAAAYICGEETGLIESLEGKRAWPRIKPPFPAIEGVFRKPTVVNNIETAACVTQIVDRGADWFKSIGVPADPKNPRDPGSYGPKLYCLSGHVNKPGCYEAPLGITLRQLIDEYGEGIWKGRKAKAAIPGGISMGLFTEAEFDTPLDFAGPGKVGCLGLGTAAVVVMDETVSMVDFLHNSCRFFAHESCGQCTPCREGTHWSLTMLDRIKAGKGRLRDLDLLLEIGDSIGIIPGTTICGLSDGAAWPIKNAIRKFRSEFEDYIKRTNPTGYMVKDPVMALPILAHH
- a CDS encoding (2Fe-2S)-binding protein produces the protein MGIVLVDGIEVTVGDNERLNGIQAAERAGIEVPHYCWHPGLSVVASCRMCLVEQGTKNPQTGKIDMLPKVVPACQTPAKDGTVFITNSAKVEQCRAQVEEALLIDHPIDCPICDKAGECRLQDYHFAHGQDERRADIRPFHSKKRDMGDTVSLFVDRCVMCTRCVRFTREITGTSELMVINRGSHEEIDVFPGYPLDNKMSGNVVDLCPVGALGDKDFMYQQRVWFMKSHDGICTNCSGGCNLHIDENQDHIYRLRPRENMEVNKWWLCDEGRYGYHHVHAEDRLVGPKRKEGPKHVIIEWSTVTTELKAKLKSVGPLAAVISPHLTLEEAYLLIKFIRGLDPNAILALGPVQVVGSDETYPGGFTIHAEKAPNRRGIKMLLSHFGGRTMNFDDLTAEIAKGAVRGAWVSGGYRLKGWNDADVAAKFAKLDLLVVQDMFASPLWDLATYQLPGGAFAERDGSYVNFAGRLQSAKWAIRPPVGAWVEGQLLHRLLDRPGLFNGRKVLTELAQEIPAFHLALNEVPSTGLDLTVNMIAANGEVAAQPV
- a CDS encoding NADH-quinone oxidoreductase subunit D, with the protein product MGSAPASTRKLDIAHDEQQDYLWTLNFGPQHPATHTTLRIVMKLDGERVVDAMPDIGYLHSGFEKLGESLDYNQYVTVTDRMNYISPMANNVAWHGAVEKLLGIELTPRCKYIRTIISELARISDHLLCNGAVGLDAGAFTFFLYAFNKREDIYDIFETLCGARFTNSYTRTGGLSQDITPLVIEKIRRFIKTFPKVLDDMERLLNRNRIFIDRTKGVGVLSKEEALSRSVTGPLARASGVSRDLRKDEPYLAYSDFDFIVPCSKTGDCFARYLVRQEEMKQSLAIITQAVENIPAGPINVGIDQRTTIPNKRMVYSTIEGTISHFELAMANRGFETPFEESYSAIESPNGELGFYLVGNGNDVAYRARCRPPSYIHFALFPYLIRGHTLSDVVAVLGSLNIIAAELDR
- a CDS encoding NAD(P)H-dependent oxidoreductase subunit E; protein product: MIATPRILTDEMVAEIKAFIPRYPSKQAVTLPALHIVNDRLRYVPFQAVIEVAEILGLAPAQVQDTLSFYGYFKQDKPHGETRAWVCRSIACALRGADDLIEHMCHKAGVAPGGTTPDGKLTIEFAECLGACEYAPCMLAGEELVKDLTNEKADAFIASQTSSAK
- a CDS encoding four helix bundle protein — encoded protein: MQNGGDVESNKKRDLAERTKQFAIRVIRLYSSLPKNDGAAQILGKQILRSGTSVGAQYREAMRARSTVEFISKIQSSLQELEETRYWLELLIEAELVPIKRLAPLLEESMELIAILVASTKTAKRRSKE